The Vicia villosa cultivar HV-30 ecotype Madison, WI linkage group LG1, Vvil1.0, whole genome shotgun sequence genome includes a region encoding these proteins:
- the LOC131601727 gene encoding glutathione S-transferase T3-like: MDPNNNPFNTQNSTNYPFNYPNSNNYIFQNQSSNKQGPQNIPNYGFPPNFIMSSSNPSYRPYYGMMPYSSQTPPDYSSTPMRNENISNVGVDEFPEFSTQMDIGAMRGGQGATPNADDSTPIRRKSPKWTTDQNLVLISGWIKYGTDSVVGRNQKSDSYWGKIADYCNEHCSFDPPRDGAACRNHYNYMSKILNKWIGAYDNAKRMQQSGWSENDVLAKAHELYSSGKSGHFLLMSEWLAVRDQPRYGSQVGGNTGSGSSGSKRVHESDASDSNSVGSSARPMGRDAAKKKGKIKSKGATLESVNEEWNEFKQFKEKELERLDKIAMRQEEANQLLKENTEAKKMKMFMKLSSKEHLDDRSKELLEKLGRDLFGN, encoded by the coding sequence atggatcccaacaATAACCCTTTTAACACCCAAAATTCTACTAATTATCCTTTCAACTACCCAAATTCCAACAACTATATATTTCAAAATCAGTCTTCCAACAAACAAGGTCCCCAAAATATACCAAATTATGGATTTCCTCCGAATTTCATAATGTCGTCATCTAATCCAAGTTATCGCCCATATTATGGAATGATGCCATATTCATCTCAAACACCCCCTGATTATTCTTCTACTCCGATGAGAAATGAAAATATTTCGAATGTTGGAGTTGATGAATTTCCTGAGTTTTCTACACAAATGGATATTGGTGCCATGAGAGGTGGTCAAGGAGCCACTCCAAATGCAGATGATTCAACTCCTATACGCCGGAAAAGCCCCAAATGGACCACTGATCAAAATTTGGTTCTAATTAGTGGGTGGATTAAATATGGAACAGATAGTGTTGTTGGGAGAAACCAAAAAAGTGATTCATATTGGGGGAAAATTGCTGATTATTGTAATGAGCATTGCTCATTTGATCCTCCCCGTGATGGAGCTGCATGCAGAAATCATTACAACTACATGAGCAAAATACTCAATAAATGGATTGGCGCTTATGATAATGCTAAGCGTATGCAACAAAGCGGGTGGTCGGAGAATGATGTATTGGCAAAAGCGCATGAATTATATTCAAGTGGTAAGAGTGGACATTTTCTTTTAATGTCAGAATGGCTTGCTGTCCGTGATCAACCACGTTACGGTAGTCAGGTAGGAGGAAATACTGGATCTGGAAGTAGTGGATCTAAGAGAGTCCATGAGAGTGATGCAAGTGATTCCAACTCTGTTGGATCAAGTGCTCGCCCAATGGGGAGGGATGCAGCTAAAAAAAAGGGTAAAATAAAAAGCAAGGGCGCAACCTTGGAATCGGTCAATGAAGAGTggaatgaattcaaacaatttaAGGAGAAAGAGTTGGAACGATTGGACAAAATAGCCATGAGGCAAGAGGAAGCTAACCAATTGTTGAAAGAAAATACTGAGGCTAAGAAGATGAAGATGTTTATGAAGCTAAGTTCAAAGGAGCATCTCGATGACCGAAGCAAAGAGTTGTTGGAAAAGTTAGGCCGTGATCTATTTGGAAATTAA
- the LOC131629790 gene encoding uncharacterized protein LOC131629790, which translates to MDSEPNVEEPSSWDELYNINLMPSELFLKFRKEVQGVRVALNMEIYNAPINEVQAKLVFKPLTPEWKWKFIYEPIQHDVRILSKKIPITKFLNLQVGVGHSFKMHATGWKWKLTTCLGGDNVSRIRNKTSVGLFPGFDLRFGWRAEYVLPELTGGLGTGEPMLNMQSGRLQASLDRVEAIVTHSDAA; encoded by the exons ATGGATTCGGAACCGAACGTGGAGGAGCCAAGTTCTTGGGACGAGTTATACAACATCAATTTGATGCCTTCAGAGTTATTTCTCAAGTTCCGTAAAGAAGTTCAGGGTGTTCGTGTTGCTCTCAATATGGAG aTATATAATGCTCCTATCAATGAAGTTCAAGCAAAGCTTGTATTTAAGCCTTTGACACCAGAATGGAAATGGAAGTTCATTTATGAGCCCATTCAGCATGATGTTCGTATTCTCTCAAAAAAGATCCCAATTACCAAATTTCTGAATCTTCAG GTTGGTGTAGGACACAGTTTTAAAATGCACGCTACTGGTTGGAAATGGAAGCTCACCACATGTTTGGGTGGAGATAATGTATCGCGAATCCGAAACAAGACATCGGTTGGTTTGTTCCCCGGATTTGATTTACGGTTTGGATGGAGGGCAGAATATGTTCTTCCCGAGCTTACTGG GGGTCTAGGTACTGGCGAGCCAATGTTAAACATGCAGTCAGGGCGTCTACAAGCATCACTTGATAGAGTTGAGGCCATAGTAACCCACAGTGATGCTGCTTGA
- the LOC131601737 gene encoding uncharacterized protein LOC131601737 has protein sequence MSSSKLRKPCSFTILILSSLNFTLFLLSAASFAPTILLKMPPTSFGMAFLMVSTISLFSSFIGFYSHLTHLCFLTHISLALASLTGQILTILALFTKEKASLKMLNSSRDPKEAKLLVRLECGALMAMCLLQFVVLVLSCLVNSCVVKNYEELEAEKEAIARKRSRRIAKVQEESTGNVAKIGEVKDKEFDEKMKSKYGQCQWVKTDFEP, from the coding sequence atgtcttcttccaaactcagaaAACCATGTTCCTTCACAATCCTCATCCTCAGTTCCCTAAACTTCACACTTTTCCTCCTCTCCGCCGCATCATTCGCACCAACCATTCTCCTCAAAATGCCTCCAACTTCATTCGGCATGGCCTTCCTAATGGTTTCCACCATCTCACTCTTCTCATCTTTCATCGGTTTCTACTCCCACCTCACACATTTATGTTTCCTCACTCACATTTCCCTCGCACTCGCCTCATTGACGGGACAAATCCTCACAATACTCGCTTTATTCACCAAAGAGAAAGCCAGCCTTAAGATGCTAAACTCATCACGGGACCCTAAAGAAGCTAAACTTTTGGTGAGACTTGAATGCGGGGCGTTGATGGCTATGTGTTTGTTGCAATTTGTTGTGTTGGTGTTGAGTTGTTTGGTGAATAGCTGTGTGGTGAAGAATTACGAGGAACTTGAAGCGGAGAAGGAGGCTATTGCGAGGAAGAGGAGTAGGAGGATTGCGAAAGTGCAAGAGGAATCGACTGGGAATGTTGCTAAGATTGGTGAGGTTAAAGATAAGGAGTTTGATGAGAAAATGAAAAGCAAATATGGACAGTGCCAGTGGGTGAAGACTGATTTTGAACCATGA